In Paenibacillus sonchi, a single genomic region encodes these proteins:
- the nth gene encoding endonuclease III, with translation MKAAEVRHILDTIGELFPDAHCELNHSNAFELTIAVLLSAQCTDATVNKVTEDLFQKYKTPLDYISVPIEELESDIRRIGLYRNKAKHIQSLCSILIEQYGGEVPQAHDLLVTLPGVGRKTANVVVSNAFGVPAIAVDTHVERVAKRLALAGWKDSVLEVEKKLMKAVPRDEWTLTHHRLIFFGRYHCKAQNPKCQVCPLLDVCREGKKRMKTAVIRKAKSHT, from the coding sequence ATGAAAGCTGCAGAGGTCCGCCACATCCTGGATACCATCGGTGAGCTATTTCCTGATGCGCATTGTGAGCTGAACCACAGCAACGCTTTTGAATTGACGATCGCCGTGCTGCTCTCAGCCCAGTGTACGGACGCAACAGTGAACAAAGTCACCGAGGACCTGTTTCAAAAGTACAAAACTCCGCTCGATTACATTTCTGTACCCATCGAGGAACTGGAGAGTGACATCCGGCGTATCGGATTATACCGCAATAAGGCGAAGCATATTCAAAGTCTGTGCTCCATCCTGATAGAGCAGTATGGCGGCGAGGTGCCGCAGGCCCACGACTTGCTGGTAACCCTGCCGGGTGTCGGGCGAAAGACCGCCAATGTGGTTGTTTCCAACGCTTTTGGAGTTCCGGCTATTGCAGTGGATACCCATGTCGAGCGGGTAGCCAAAAGGCTGGCCCTTGCGGGCTGGAAGGATTCCGTGCTGGAAGTGGAAAAGAAGCTGATGAAGGCGGTGCCGCGTGACGAGTGGACACTCACGCACCACCGGCTGATCTTTTTCGGACGTTATCACTGCAAAGCCCAGAATCCCAAGTGTCAGGTATGCCCGCTGCTGGATGTCTGCCGGGAAGGCAAGAAACGTATGAAAACTGCTGTAATCAGGAAAGCTAAGAGTCATACGTGA
- a CDS encoding GNAT family N-acetyltransferase produces the protein MNSSTQEQVLQIRKCGLNDLERVTALLREFGYPTTLSVMKERMEDMETDPFHCTLVAELDNEVVGMVGLRKVRSYYKQADCITEITALIVAEELRGNGLGKRLVAAAEEWARQKGCCELFLRSGNRVERAPAHAFYRHIGFEKTAGYRFNKSLL, from the coding sequence ATGAACAGTAGTACTCAGGAGCAGGTACTGCAAATTCGCAAATGCGGCTTAAATGATCTGGAGAGAGTCACAGCCCTTTTGCGGGAATTCGGCTATCCGACAACGCTTAGCGTGATGAAAGAAAGAATGGAAGACATGGAGACAGATCCGTTCCATTGTACACTGGTTGCAGAATTGGATAATGAAGTTGTGGGAATGGTTGGACTACGCAAGGTAAGATCGTATTACAAACAAGCAGATTGTATTACGGAAATTACCGCACTGATTGTAGCAGAGGAGCTCAGAGGCAACGGCCTTGGTAAAAGACTCGTAGCCGCAGCAGAGGAATGGGCCCGCCAGAAGGGCTGCTGCGAACTTTTCCTGAGAAGCGGCAACCGCGTGGAGCGTGCGCCGGCACATGCTTTTTACCGCCATATCGGGTTCGAAAAAACCGCCGGTTACCGTTTCAACAAATCATTGCTATAG
- a CDS encoding S-layer homology domain-containing protein translates to MSGQKRSKRLIHTYSSKAAAAILAGTMVLGGAGAAFAATAAPAATSGANNGSAPTAASGIFTDVKNGFWAEKHIYKLASQGIVVGNNGLFRPGDSVTQQEAVLMALRFMKLQGNVQSDSDVVFPTDFKVTNYYKPYVVLAFQQGLLDKAAEMAPDNLKTSWGERKASREWVAELLIRALGKTTEAAVVSGKPTGFADDAKVAANKRGYINAAVGLGLANGLDGNRFDPQGAVTRAQLATFFSRAEAHNTLDYDNTVKGTISAMQDGKLTLFNNGSTSVFNVTYSTAYFTSTVDTRINFSDLKPYTKVTVIGATYNAAYVEVTDPVQQVQTIEGVFAKVTPGTIWLDSPTGYDQYSYDGSTAFVDVNGAAISASSITAASKIALLRETFSGTGKIVKVQVTSGIVNKTANGTIQSVDNAAKSITFKTAEGATETFKWEDGTTLFSSQNAVLLPADLKAGAAVKYTVKDNLIRTVEVTSGVERTVQGAITELTNSTIVYKKADGTREVNLLGTSPAVIIPGVASPGIGDLVADATAGDNVQLTLNSSDQVTKIEVLSRQISQFTGATVVDYSAKTQLLTVTDSSGKAQLVKIDANTKLAYDGATTTSLANMGYRLAEGRKVDVVAAGQRALSVETSTKYDGTLTAVNVANRTITLKLANAQQVTLPYPQSVEIFGRTSSTITDVALDSAVTAVLADNQSGVSVLRVNSSMQLEIATLDATANKLGVKWTGEPQY, encoded by the coding sequence TTGTCCGGGCAAAAAAGGTCAAAACGTTTAATTCATACTTACTCCAGCAAAGCGGCAGCCGCAATTCTGGCCGGCACGATGGTGCTCGGCGGAGCAGGTGCGGCTTTTGCTGCAACTGCTGCACCGGCAGCAACCTCTGGAGCAAATAATGGTTCTGCTCCAACAGCCGCGTCAGGAATTTTTACCGATGTAAAAAATGGCTTCTGGGCCGAAAAACATATCTATAAGCTGGCTTCTCAAGGAATTGTTGTAGGTAATAACGGTCTGTTCCGTCCTGGGGATTCCGTTACCCAGCAGGAAGCAGTGCTGATGGCGCTGCGTTTCATGAAGCTGCAAGGCAATGTCCAAAGCGATTCCGATGTAGTCTTTCCAACGGATTTCAAAGTAACCAACTATTATAAGCCTTATGTCGTGCTTGCTTTCCAGCAGGGGTTGCTGGACAAAGCGGCAGAAATGGCGCCTGATAACCTCAAAACCTCCTGGGGAGAACGTAAAGCCAGCCGTGAATGGGTAGCAGAGCTCCTGATCCGGGCACTCGGCAAAACTACGGAAGCCGCTGTTGTATCGGGCAAACCTACCGGGTTCGCAGATGATGCGAAGGTTGCCGCCAATAAACGGGGATATATTAATGCTGCAGTAGGTCTGGGGCTGGCCAACGGTCTGGACGGCAACCGCTTTGATCCGCAGGGTGCTGTAACCCGGGCGCAATTGGCCACCTTCTTCAGCCGGGCAGAAGCACACAATACGCTGGATTATGACAACACTGTCAAAGGGACCATCAGCGCAATGCAGGACGGGAAATTAACGCTGTTCAACAATGGCAGCACATCTGTATTCAATGTAACCTACAGCACCGCCTACTTTACCAGTACGGTTGATACCAGAATTAATTTTAGCGATCTTAAGCCATATACCAAAGTGACTGTGATTGGAGCTACCTATAATGCCGCTTATGTAGAAGTGACAGATCCGGTCCAGCAGGTACAAACTATTGAAGGTGTATTTGCCAAAGTTACTCCAGGAACAATCTGGCTGGATTCTCCAACCGGATATGACCAGTACAGCTATGATGGAAGCACAGCCTTTGTGGATGTGAACGGTGCTGCCATTTCCGCCTCCTCGATTACCGCTGCCAGCAAGATTGCTCTGCTTCGGGAAACGTTCAGCGGTACGGGCAAGATCGTGAAAGTACAGGTGACCTCGGGAATTGTCAATAAAACGGCAAATGGAACCATTCAAAGTGTAGATAATGCAGCAAAGAGTATTACGTTCAAAACAGCAGAGGGTGCAACTGAAACCTTCAAATGGGAGGATGGCACGACCCTGTTCAGTTCGCAAAATGCAGTGCTGCTGCCGGCTGATCTGAAGGCGGGGGCTGCCGTCAAGTATACAGTCAAAGATAATCTGATCCGGACAGTGGAAGTAACATCCGGTGTGGAACGTACTGTCCAGGGAGCGATTACTGAACTGACAAACTCAACGATTGTTTACAAAAAGGCTGATGGTACACGTGAAGTGAATCTGCTTGGCACCTCGCCAGCCGTCATCATTCCCGGCGTTGCCTCACCGGGCATCGGAGATCTGGTCGCTGATGCAACGGCAGGAGACAATGTACAGCTCACCTTGAACAGCAGTGACCAGGTGACCAAAATTGAAGTTTTAAGCCGGCAGATCAGCCAGTTCACCGGTGCAACAGTGGTTGATTACAGTGCAAAAACCCAGCTTCTGACTGTTACGGACAGCAGCGGCAAAGCACAATTGGTAAAGATCGATGCGAATACGAAGCTTGCTTATGATGGAGCTACGACCACTTCTCTGGCTAATATGGGTTACAGACTTGCGGAAGGCCGCAAAGTGGATGTAGTAGCTGCAGGCCAGCGCGCATTATCTGTGGAAACAAGCACCAAATATGACGGCACTTTGACCGCTGTTAATGTGGCGAACAGAACGATCACACTGAAGCTTGCCAATGCACAGCAGGTTACATTGCCTTATCCGCAGTCGGTGGAAATCTTCGGTCGTACTTCTTCGACCATTACAGATGTAGCACTTGACAGTGCAGTAACTGCGGTTCTTGCGGATAATCAGAGCGGGGTATCGGTTCTCCGTGTAAACTCATCCATGCAATTGGAGATTGCTACTCTGGATGCAACAGCAAATAAGCTGGGAGTGAAATGGACGGGGGAACCACAGTACTGA
- the purT gene encoding formate-dependent phosphoribosylglycinamide formyltransferase → MWGAPFSSQSRKLLLLGSGELGKEVIIEAQRLGVETVAVDRYEAAPAMGVAHRSHVIDMLDAEALKKLIRAEKPDLIVPEIEAIATHALQELEEEGFLVVPTARAARLTMDREGIRRLAAEELGLPTAGYRFADSLDELRQAVEILGTPCVIKPIMSSSGKGQSICRKLEDAESCWNTALEGARAKGTRVIVEAFVTFESEITLLTVRSVSGTVFCPPIGHIQKDGDYVESWQPHHMSAAQLAEAEDIARAVTDQLGGFGIFGVELFLTDHGVLFSEVSPRPHDTGMVTMITQDLSEFALHVRAILGFPLDPVHLLSPGASATLKAETAGQAFRVTGIGEALALPRTQVRVFGKPEIRPGRRMAVALSAAEDVEIARTAAKQAASMLKVEVIEDEQ, encoded by the coding sequence ATGTGGGGAGCTCCTTTTTCATCCCAGAGCCGTAAGCTGCTGCTCTTGGGCAGCGGGGAATTGGGCAAGGAAGTCATTATCGAAGCTCAGCGCCTTGGCGTAGAGACCGTAGCTGTTGACCGTTACGAAGCTGCACCGGCGATGGGGGTGGCCCATCGTTCGCATGTGATTGATATGCTCGATGCGGAAGCGCTGAAGAAGCTTATTCGTGCCGAGAAGCCGGATCTGATCGTGCCGGAGATTGAGGCCATCGCCACACATGCGCTGCAGGAGCTGGAGGAAGAAGGATTCCTGGTGGTTCCCACCGCCCGTGCGGCCCGGCTGACCATGGACCGGGAAGGCATCCGCCGGCTGGCTGCCGAGGAACTCGGCTTGCCGACGGCCGGCTACCGCTTTGCGGACAGTCTGGATGAGCTGCGTCAGGCCGTAGAGATCTTGGGCACCCCTTGCGTGATTAAGCCGATCATGAGCTCTTCCGGCAAAGGGCAGAGCATCTGCAGGAAGCTGGAGGATGCGGAGAGCTGCTGGAACACAGCGCTTGAAGGTGCACGCGCCAAAGGAACAAGGGTGATCGTAGAAGCTTTTGTCACCTTCGAGAGTGAAATCACACTCTTGACCGTCCGTTCGGTCAGCGGAACGGTATTCTGTCCTCCCATCGGCCATATCCAGAAGGACGGCGATTATGTGGAATCCTGGCAGCCCCATCACATGAGCGCAGCCCAGCTGGCTGAGGCTGAAGACATAGCCAGGGCAGTAACGGACCAGCTTGGCGGATTTGGGATTTTTGGAGTGGAACTGTTTCTTACGGATCATGGGGTGTTGTTCAGCGAAGTTTCGCCGAGACCGCATGATACCGGCATGGTTACCATGATTACACAGGATTTATCGGAATTTGCTCTGCATGTCAGAGCCATTCTTGGGTTTCCGCTCGACCCGGTGCATTTGCTGTCACCGGGCGCATCAGCAACATTGAAGGCAGAAACAGCCGGACAAGCTTTTCGGGTGACCGGTATTGGCGAAGCGCTGGCGCTTCCCCGTACGCAGGTCAGAGTGTTCGGCAAACCGGAGATCCGTCCCGGGCGGCGGATGGCCGTAGCATTAAGTGCAGCGGAAGATGTGGAGATCGCGCGGACAGCAGCCAAGCAGGCGGCGTCTATGCTAAAAGTGGAGGTTATTGAGGATGAACAGTAG
- a CDS encoding dynamin family protein — MGTGRAEMPNEILKEQSYLGLRKLLEQWEDPAAVQIITDLETKAAAGELTFAFCGHFSAGKSSMINQLCGKQVLPSGPVPTSANIVSIRSGSPRVLLYPHALETGVQPSPWETTPEQLQDFCRKGGEYAAISVWEDVPLLGSHGVLMDTPGVDSTDNGHQAATHSALHLADVVFYVMDYNHVQSENNLAFAKALSEWGKPLYLIINQIDKHREQEITIELYRRQLESAFGQWGIHPAGILFTSLKVQEHPLNQWEHLLSLIDSLLKQREELLQYSLSRSLYHTADAALGAYREEEQREERERLLEEAGGEGPDSVEQELQKCAEERVRLDGLGRRRA, encoded by the coding sequence GTGGGAACGGGTCGGGCTGAAATGCCGAATGAGATCTTGAAAGAGCAGTCTTACCTTGGGCTTAGAAAGCTATTGGAACAGTGGGAAGACCCTGCTGCAGTGCAAATTATCACAGATTTGGAGACAAAAGCAGCTGCCGGTGAGTTGACGTTTGCTTTTTGCGGCCATTTCTCGGCAGGAAAGTCGAGTATGATTAATCAGCTGTGCGGCAAACAGGTCCTGCCGTCAGGTCCGGTGCCAACCAGTGCCAATATCGTATCCATCCGTAGCGGGTCCCCCCGCGTTCTACTATATCCGCATGCCCTTGAGACTGGAGTCCAACCGTCACCATGGGAGACAACGCCGGAGCAGCTCCAGGATTTTTGCCGCAAGGGCGGGGAATATGCAGCGATTTCCGTGTGGGAGGATGTCCCGCTGCTGGGGAGCCACGGGGTTCTGATGGACACTCCCGGCGTGGATTCCACTGATAACGGACATCAGGCAGCAACGCATTCGGCGCTCCATCTGGCTGATGTCGTTTTTTATGTCATGGATTACAATCATGTGCAGTCCGAGAATAATCTCGCCTTTGCGAAAGCTCTCAGTGAATGGGGCAAACCGCTGTATCTCATCATCAATCAGATTGACAAACACCGTGAACAGGAGATCACCATCGAGTTGTACCGCCGGCAACTGGAAAGCGCTTTCGGCCAATGGGGGATTCACCCGGCAGGTATTCTTTTTACTTCCCTTAAGGTCCAGGAGCATCCGCTGAATCAATGGGAGCATCTGCTGAGCCTGATTGACAGCCTTCTGAAGCAGCGGGAAGAGCTGCTGCAATACAGCCTGTCCCGCTCTCTCTATCACACCGCTGACGCAGCTCTGGGAGCGTACAGGGAAGAAGAGCAGCGGGAGGAAAGAGAACGCCTGCTGGAGGAAGCAGGAGGGGAGGGTCCGGATTCCGTAGAGCAGGAGCTTCAGAAATGCGCGGAGGAACGGGTAAGACTTGACGGGCTGGGGAGGAGGCGCGCCTGA
- a CDS encoding dynamin family protein — MDALLGNSSLMPAEVREAAGAYAESVSPGFRKGLLFTAAKREKEQQKRLAAWHTLQTREIAAQLEWHLLQLVRQWGEGLGVWDEAAETQLKQAFPAVSPEGLAAAVKPGTGFSGEALLNFCRTLAADIETQFRRAALGAGDELLAKLPPLLDGQRAELARREAALQRQARALAALAALDRAADARAAELAAQLPPRRTLTPGTLPEVRVTPQAGALRAAPVKPQPLRQAAAGSPAAGLAAGTASPAGGRRRLGEAAAVLDAAAELLRREPAMASAARSLAARAADLAGGRFTLALFGAFSAGKSSFANALLGEEVLPVSPHPATAAVNRILAPEGDFRHASAVVTMKSREDFWEDILHSFSVLQLAAPQPETWTAAAAELQVGGLHPSALPHAGFLRAAAAGWQEAEALLGTVRTVDLQEYRTLVAEETRACFIQGIDLYYDCPLTASGIVLVDTPGADSLHARHTGVTFGYMKNADAICFVTYYNHAFSKADRGLLAQLGRIKDSFALDKMFFIINASDLASDEEELQEVQQHVAQNLRAGGLMKPQMYSLSSLLALEGKTAGSRELYEASRFSSFEQALADFAGGELPRLSLAAAKDSLSTVRRRTEEWQEKARQAAGQREAQMRELEDQRRIAEQRLRLLAGEERPGRDLRREGEELLYHVRQRISFAFGRFFQESFHPSLLREDGGNLKEIFTACGRELERTVQRELEQELWATTLRLEAAGRRLAHAAAAAAAEELSIPAEDLQFLQNDKDPWPSPAKLECRLNPLDWPALWSRFKSPRHFFEGAGRNEVRAAAEPWMKESVAGAAEELESFLLDFYAGSVEAALSRAGDALRESLTEREAAITELLKGGDSAEHWHRLSGELLRLEEAFDNIVDNDL, encoded by the coding sequence GTGGATGCGCTGCTGGGGAACAGCAGCCTGATGCCGGCAGAGGTCCGGGAAGCGGCTGGAGCCTACGCCGAAAGTGTCAGTCCCGGCTTCCGCAAGGGGCTGCTCTTCACGGCTGCGAAGCGGGAGAAGGAGCAGCAGAAGCGGCTGGCCGCGTGGCATACGCTGCAGACCCGGGAGATTGCCGCCCAGCTGGAGTGGCATCTGCTTCAGCTCGTGCGGCAATGGGGAGAAGGACTCGGCGTCTGGGATGAGGCGGCAGAGACGCAGCTTAAGCAGGCGTTCCCGGCGGTCAGCCCCGAGGGACTGGCGGCTGCCGTCAAGCCGGGAACCGGCTTCAGCGGGGAGGCGCTGCTTAATTTCTGCCGCACGCTTGCGGCTGATATTGAGACGCAGTTCCGCCGTGCCGCGCTGGGTGCAGGCGATGAGCTGCTGGCGAAGCTTCCGCCGCTTCTTGACGGGCAGCGCGCGGAGCTGGCGCGCCGCGAGGCCGCCTTGCAGCGGCAGGCGCGCGCCTTGGCCGCGCTGGCTGCCCTTGACCGCGCGGCGGACGCCCGCGCGGCAGAGCTCGCGGCGCAGCTGCCGCCGCGCCGCACCCTCACCCCCGGCACCCTGCCGGAGGTGAGGGTCACCCCGCAGGCCGGCGCGCTCCGCGCCGCGCCGGTCAAGCCCCAGCCGCTGCGCCAGGCTGCGGCTGGAAGCCCCGCCGCCGGCCTGGCGGCGGGCACGGCTTCGCCGGCGGGCGGGCGCCGCCGGCTCGGGGAGGCCGCAGCGGTGCTGGACGCTGCGGCGGAGCTGCTGCGCCGCGAGCCGGCCATGGCCTCGGCTGCGCGCAGCCTGGCGGCGCGGGCGGCGGATCTCGCCGGCGGCCGCTTCACCCTGGCGCTGTTCGGAGCGTTCAGCGCCGGAAAGTCCTCCTTCGCCAATGCCCTGCTGGGCGAAGAAGTGCTGCCTGTGTCGCCGCATCCCGCCACAGCGGCGGTCAACCGCATATTGGCGCCGGAAGGGGACTTCCGTCACGCCAGCGCGGTTGTCACCATGAAGAGCAGAGAGGATTTCTGGGAGGATATCCTCCATTCCTTCAGCGTGCTGCAGCTGGCCGCTCCGCAGCCGGAGACCTGGACCGCTGCGGCCGCGGAGCTGCAGGTTGGCGGACTCCACCCTTCGGCACTCCCGCATGCCGGTTTTCTGCGGGCGGCAGCCGCAGGCTGGCAGGAAGCCGAAGCGCTGCTTGGCACGGTGCGTACCGTCGATCTGCAGGAATACCGGACCCTGGTCGCCGAAGAGACACGGGCTTGCTTCATTCAGGGGATTGACCTTTACTATGACTGTCCGCTGACAGCCAGCGGGATTGTACTGGTGGATACCCCCGGCGCGGATTCTCTTCATGCACGTCATACCGGAGTGACCTTTGGTTACATGAAAAATGCGGATGCGATATGTTTTGTAACCTATTACAATCATGCCTTCTCCAAGGCGGACCGGGGCCTGCTGGCCCAATTGGGACGGATCAAAGACAGCTTCGCGCTGGATAAAATGTTTTTTATCATCAATGCCTCCGATCTGGCCTCGGATGAAGAGGAGCTGCAGGAGGTTCAGCAGCATGTTGCGCAGAATCTGCGGGCCGGCGGCCTGATGAAGCCGCAAATGTATTCCCTCTCCAGCCTGCTTGCACTGGAAGGCAAAACGGCTGGCAGCCGGGAGCTGTACGAGGCTTCCCGGTTCAGCAGCTTTGAGCAGGCGCTGGCGGATTTTGCCGGAGGAGAGCTGCCGCGGCTGTCTCTGGCCGCAGCCAAAGACAGCCTCAGCACAGTCCGCCGCCGGACAGAGGAGTGGCAGGAGAAGGCCCGCCAGGCGGCCGGGCAGCGTGAAGCGCAAATGCGGGAGCTGGAGGACCAGCGCCGCATAGCTGAGCAGCGGCTGCGTCTGCTGGCCGGAGAGGAGCGGCCGGGCCGGGATTTGCGCCGGGAAGGCGAAGAATTGCTGTATCATGTCCGCCAGCGGATTTCCTTTGCTTTCGGCCGTTTCTTCCAGGAGTCTTTCCATCCTTCGCTGCTCCGTGAGGATGGCGGGAATCTGAAAGAGATCTTCACAGCCTGCGGAAGAGAGCTGGAACGGACGGTCCAGCGTGAGCTGGAGCAGGAGCTGTGGGCAACCACACTGCGGCTGGAGGCGGCCGGACGGCGGCTTGCGCACGCGGCAGCGGCCGCTGCGGCAGAAGAACTGTCCATACCCGCAGAGGACCTGCAGTTCCTGCAGAATGACAAGGACCCCTGGCCTTCTCCGGCCAAGCTGGAATGCAGGCTGAACCCGCTGGACTGGCCGGCGCTCTGGAGCCGGTTCAAATCGCCGCGCCACTTCTTCGAAGGGGCAGGGCGGAATGAGGTCAGGGCAGCGGCAGAGCCCTGGATGAAGGAATCTGTAGCAGGAGCAGCCGAAGAGCTGGAATCCTTCCTTCTCGATTTCTATGCAGGCAGCGTGGAAGCCGCATTGTCACGTGCAGGGGATGCACTGCGCGAGAGCCTGACTGAACGGGAAGCGGCGATCACAGAACTCCTGAAAGGGGGTGATTCAGCAGAGCACTGGCACAGACTCAGCGGAGAATTGCTGCGCCTGGAAGAAGCTTTCGACAATATCGTGGACAATGATCTGTGA
- a CDS encoding ArsR/SmtB family transcription factor: MSAPALKHDVFQAIADPTRRTVLQLLARNDMPIVAISENFPLSRTAINKHLHILSDAGLVSSRRVGRETRYRLQPERLIELKDWLAFFETYWDDRLSLLKEFVENDSP, from the coding sequence GTGTCTGCCCCAGCCCTCAAGCATGATGTGTTTCAGGCGATTGCCGATCCTACCCGCCGCACTGTATTACAGCTGCTCGCCCGCAACGATATGCCCATTGTGGCCATCTCGGAGAACTTCCCGCTTTCGCGGACCGCTATTAACAAACATCTGCATATCTTGTCTGATGCAGGTCTTGTCAGCTCACGGCGGGTAGGCAGGGAGACAAGGTACAGGCTTCAACCAGAGCGGCTTATTGAGCTAAAAGACTGGCTTGCATTTTTTGAAACATATTGGGACGACAGATTGTCACTGCTGAAGGAATTTGTGGAGAACGATTCCCCATGA